CACACCGTTGTTCTCAACCCGCACCTTCTGGGCTTCATTGAGGCCACGCTTGGCGCCGACCATTTCCACCACGCCCTTGATGAGGCCGCCGAGGAAGATGGCGAAGGTGGTTTCCAGGGGCAGATACATGCCCACGGACACGAGCATGGGGCTCTTCACCTGCATGAGGATGAAGGCGAGGCCCATCATCATGCCGACGATGATCAGCGGCCAGGCCATCTTGCCTTCCACGATGCCGCGGCTGAGCAGAGCCATCAGGCCCGCCTGGGGGGCCGCCAGCTGCTTGGAGCCGAAGCCGGCATCCAGGGCGAGGACGGCCTTCTTCTGATCGGCGGGCAGCTTCTTCACTTCATCCAGGGTGTAGGTCTTGACGACGCCGTTGGCATCAGCGGGAGCCGTGACGACCTGCACCTGCTGGGCGGTCAGCTCGGCAATGCGCTTGGTGCCCTGGGCCGAGATGTCACCTTCGTGAAGCACCATGAGGGGGATGAACAGCACGATGGAGGCCAGGGCCACACCCAAGAGGTCGCCCATTTCCATGCGCCAGGGGGTGCCGCCCAGGATGTGACCAGCTTTAAGGTCCTGCAGCATCTCGCCGGCGACGGCAGCGCTCACGCAAACGATGGCGGCCACACCAAGCACGGCAGCCACGCCCTCGCGGCCCTTCACGCCCAGCAGCACCATGACGAGCGCGGTGAGCACCAAGGCGGTGAGCGTCAAGCCGGAGATCGGGTTGTTGCTCGATCCCATGATGCCCACGAGGTAGCCGCTGATGGCGGCGAAGAAGAAGCCCAGGATGACCATCACCAAGGCGGCCACGAAGGACACCAGGGGGGCCACATGGAAGATCTGCCAGGTGATGAGGAAGGTGACAGCGGCGGCGAAAGCGAGGCCACCCAGAACGTAGGTGAAGGGCAGGTCCTTGTTGACGCGGTCCACCACGTGGTCGCCGGAGGCGGCCTTCTTGACGTCAGAGACGGAGCGGGTGAGGCCCGTCATGAGGCTCTTGCGCATTTTGAAGAGGGTGAAGCAGGCGCCCATGAGCATGCCGCCGATGGCGATGGGGCGAACGATGAATTTCCAGACCGACACCGACAGGGCGATCCAGTCGCTCTGGGGAGCCCCCTCAGGCAGGACGCCGGGGGCCAGGAAGTAGGTGATGATGGGCACCAGCAGGCCCCAGGCCATGATGCCGCCGGAGAAATTCAGGGCGCCCAGTTTGGGCCCGATGATGTAGCCCACACCCATGTAGGCGGGGCTGATGCCGGGGGAGGTCAGCAGCATGCCGCCGGCCACCTTGGCCTTCCAGGTGCCTGCGAGGTTGATGGTGGCAGTCTTGAAGGCCGCGAACTTCTCCCAAGCACTGGCGAACAGCGAGAGCTGTACCAGGGCCTGAATGCCAGCGCCGAGGCCCATGGCGCCGAAGAGGAACGTGGTGCCACTGCCACCGCGGGCGCCGGCCTTGTGGATTTCGGCGGCGGCCACGCTCTCGGGGTAGGGCAGTTCGGCGTCTTCCACCATGACGCGGCGGAGCAGGGCCACGAACATGATGCCCAGCACGCCGCCCGTGAACATGATGAGGGAACTGGTGATGTAGTTGCCGGCCGTGAAGAACTTGGGCCAGATGCCGCTGATGACGAAGGCAGGAATGGTGAAAATGGCGCCAGCGGCCACGGATTCGCCGATGCTGCCCACGGTGCGGGCCATGTTCTCTTCAAGGATGGTGCCCTTCATGAGCTTGATGAGGGCCATGCCGATGACCGCCGCAGGATAGGTGGCGGCGATGGTCATGCCCGCTTTCAACCCGAGGTAGGCATTGGCCGAGCCGAGCACCACGGCCATGACGAGGCCGATGAGCACCGCCCGGAGGGAAAATTCCCTCAGGTTCTGGTCAGAGGGGACAAAGGGTTGCATCGGTGCTCCTGAAAAGGCGCCATAAGGGGGGGAGGCGGTCAGATGGACGCGGATAGTCTATTACATAGATGATTCCCCAATCCTATGCCGACCCTCACAAGTAAAGCCAACCCCCGATTCAAAGACCTCCTGGTCCGCTTGCGCCCCAGCGGCGCACGGCGGCAGGCCTCCCTCCTGCTGGGCGCCAAGCTCATCGAAGCCTGGGCCGAGGTGCAAAACACCTCTGCCGGAAAACGCCTAAGACCTGCCATGTGGCTCAGGCTCGAACAGATGGATTCGCACCCCCTCGAAGCCACCCTGGGCGTGGAAACCCTGGTGCTGGGTGAAGCCCTCATGCGCGAACTGGCCGATGCGGGCAGCCCCCCGGACCACGCCCTGCTGGTGGAAGTAGGTCCCGAACCCGCGGGCGCACTGCCCCCTCGGATCCTGGGCGCCTGGGGCATCCAGGATCCCGGCAACCTGGGCGCCATCCTCCGCAGCGCCGCCGCCTTCGGCTTCCAGGAAGTCCTCCTCGGCCCAGGCTGCACGGACCCTTTCCACCCCAAGGCCCTGCGCGGCAGCATGGGCGCGGCCTTTCTGCTGCCTTTGCGCCGAGTGGATGCGCTCCGGCCCGATGACGGGCACTGGTACGCCCTGGATGGTGGGCCCGGTGCGGTGGCCCTGGCCCAGGCGGACCTTTCGGAGCCGCTTCGGTTGTGGGTTGGCAACGAAGGCCACGGCTGGCAGGGCGTGGACCTTCCAGGCGAAGTACAACGGCTCGCCATTCCCATCCAGGGGGTCGAAAGCCTGAACGCGGCGGTGGCCGCGGGCATCGCCTGTTATGAAGTGGCACGGAGAACGCCATGCTGAAAAGTGGGCTGAAATCGGGTTGGCTCCTCAGCGTTCTCAGTGCCTTCATCCTGTCCCTGTTCTTCGTGCTGGCCTTCCGCTTCCCCGGGGCCCTGGGTGGCTGGCTGGAACCGATCATGGCGCTGCTGTTCCCTCTGCTGCTGCTGGACGGCCTCTACAAGGGGCGCCATGCGTTCTGGGTGTGGATCACGCTGCTGATGGGTCTGTTGCTGCTCTATCAGTGGGTGCCCCAGACCCTGGCCTCCAAGGGGGATCTTCCCTTCGGCTTGGCCCTGCTGGGCACGGTGCTTCTCAGCCTCTGGGAGGCCACCGGACTCTGGTTGGTGGTCATGGGTTCCCGCTGGGCCTTCCGCCGCGCCGGGGCTCCCACTGCCGCCTGTGCCTTGGCCCTGCTGCTGCTGGCCTGGGAGGGTTGGGGCTTCCACATCTATCCCTGGACCTGGGGCGCCGCCTTTGGGTCGCTCCCCTGGCTGGCCCGCTCGGCGGCCTTCCTGGGCGCCTCGGGGCTGTCAGCCCTGGCCTGGGGCGCAGGCGCCTGGGCGGCGGGAACCCTGGCCGAAGGCGGTTCGCCACGCCGCGCCCTCGCAGGCCCCGGCGCAGCCATCGCGTTCCTCGTTCTGGCCGGTGGCGTCTGGTACCTGCTGCCCCGCGATGCCGAGCGCCGTCTCGATGTCGCCATGATCCAGCCCAACTTCCAGGCAGGATCGCGCGGCGCGGGCATGGAAGCCGAGATGTGGCGCCGCAGCGATGCGCTGGTGAAGGCCCAAGGTTGGCCCCGTTCGGGTCGCGCCACCCTGCTGCTGTGGCCGGAAAGTTCGGTGCTGGGTCGGGATGATCGCAGCACCAATCCCCGCCTGAACGCCGAAGCCTCATCGCGTGGCATCGCCTGGCTGTACGGCACTGAGGGCGGCCTCTTCAACCTGGTTCGCGGGGAGGTGGCGGGGCGCCCGACCTTTCTCTTCGCCAAGACCGAACCCATGCCCTTCGGGGAACGCAACCCGGGCCCCGAGGCCTTCCGCCGCTGGATGGATCGCCAGATGGGCATCACTTCCCAGGAGGCGGGTGAGTTGACTGCGGACTCCGCCTTCGTTGTGCCCACTCAGGCGGGCGAGGTGCGCGTCCATCCCCTCATCTGCAGTGAGGCCCTCATGCCCGAACGGGCCCGGCGGGGCCTGGCGCTCAGCCGGGCGGATCTGCTGAGCAACCACACCAACGACGGCTGGTTTGATCGCAGCATCGCCACCGATCTGCATGCGGCTCAGATCCGCCTGCGGGCCACGGAACTGGGCGTGCCCTTGCTGCGGGCCACCCTGTCCGGCAAGTCTGGCTTCTTTCGGGAGGATGGCCGCTTCGAGCTCTGGGGTGAGCCCTTGAGCGAAGGCGCCTACGCCTTGGATTTGCAGTGGCGGCCCATCCACACGCCAGCACGATCCCCATGGCTGCAGCCCCTGCTGATGGCGGGGCTGCTTGCTGGAGGGCTGCTGCTAGGATTGAAAACCCTTCCCAGGACTTCCTGATGGATCGAGATTTTCTCACTCCGGAACCGCTCGCCACCCCCCACGGCACCGTCGCCTTCTTCGACGAAACCTGGAGTGTGGATCCCCGTGAGCTTCAGATCTTCTTCCAGGCCGAGGAGGTCTACTGGACGGCCTACCGCACCGTGGAGCAGTGGCGTCGCCTGCTCTCCTGCTCACGCATGCTCACGGCGCGGCTGGTGCCTGAAGGCCACAAGGGCGGGCGACTGGTCGGCGCCACGCGCCTTTGGTCCGATCACGCCTACGAGGCCAAGCTCTATGACGTGGTGGTGGCCAAGGATCTGATGAACCTCGGCATCGCCTCGGAGCTGGTGAAGTGGGCCCTGCGGCATCCCTGGTCCGGCGAGGTCTACCGCTACGTGCTGGAAACCCGGGATGCCTCCGACTTCTATCCGCGCTTCGGCTTTCAGCTGGGCCATGAAACCGAAAGCCTGCACATGCGGGTGAAAACCGCCGACCTCCAAGCCCGGGGCCTCCGATGACTGAAACCTTGCCTGGCCTCGCCGAGGTCGCCCTTCAACCTCTCATCCTGGCCAGCGGCAGTCCCCGGCGACGCCACTGGTTGGAAGCCATGCGCATCCCCTTCGAGCTTCAGATTCCCGATGTGGACGAAACGCCCCTGCTGGATGAAGACCCCTCAGACCTGGTGCTGCGGCTGGCCGAGCTCAAGGCCGAAGTCATCGCCCGCCGCAACCCGGGACGCTGGGTCATGGCCGCAGACACCACGGTGGCCGTCGATCACCACACCCTGAACAAGCCCGTGGATTTGGAAGACGCGGTTCGGATGCTGAGCCTCATCCAGGGTCGGGCCCACCAGGTGCACACCGGCTTCTGTCTGCAGAAGAACGACACCACCCACAGCTTCGTTGACACGGCCCAGGTGTTTTTCCGGCCCATGAGCGAGGCGCAGATGCGCTGGTACATCAACACCCGTGAACCCATGGACAAGGCCGGGGCCTACGCCATTCAGGGCATCGGCGCCCTCTTCATCGAGAATGTGGAGGGCAGCTTCTCCACCGTGATGGGCCTGCCCGTGGAGCGGATGGGCGCCCTGTTCCGGAATCTGGGGCTGTTGAAACCCTGGATGGGGTTCCCGGTCTAGTTCAAACGACCTTTCAGGTGGAGAGGTTTCCGAGGGAAAGGCTCCGGCCTGTGGCCTCTCCAAATGAGCTGAATTCTCCGGGCCTTCTCAGGAGGAAATCGCCCCTGAAAACCAGGGCCCTATAAACTACCGATAAATCCCTTTAAGCGTCGATTCAAACCCATAAAAAATAGGTAAACATTCGGCTTACCTTATTCTATCCTTGTGACCTGCGACACATTGTCGCGCCCGGGATCCCTGGATTCGGGTATGGCCCAAATGTCCGAATTCATCTTCAGACTTTTTTTGGGCCCGTACGCAACCGATGGGGACCAGCTGCCGATAGAACATCAGCTCCTGAATTCTTCACGCATCGGTCGGTTTCCTGGGTTCAGGCCCTGACGCTCGTTTCGTTTGTACCGTTTCCTGATGACACCTCCCGGCTTCCGCCCGTGAGTCTGCGCTTTCCAAGGGGTTGTGCATGCACCAGTTCGACCGAGCGTTCCGCTTCGTCCTGCCGGCCGCGGCCGTGGCGATCCTCGCCACCGTCCTGAGCGTGGGTTGGTTCACCCAGCCGGACCGCTTCGCCAAGGGCTACGCCCCCGAGCAGCCCATCCCCTTCTCCCATGAACTGCACGCAGGCACGCTCCGCATGCAGTGCCAGTACTGTCACTCGGGCGTGGACAAGTCCCGTCATGCGGGCATCCCGAGCGTAGATCTCTGCATGGGTTGCCACAAGGTCACCAAGGTCGACAGCCCCGCCATCAAGAAGCTCACCCAGATCGCGAATGCCAATGCCCCCATGCCCTGGCAGCGGGTGCACACCCTGCCCGACCACGTGTTCTTCGACCACCGCCCGCACGTGAACGCCGGCATCGCCTGCCAGAGCTGCCACGGCGAGGTGCAGACCATGAAGGTGCTCACCCGCGAGATGGGCATGCGCATGGGCAACTGCCTGGGCTGCCACCGGGATCCCCATGCGGCGCTGCCCCCGGGCTCGAAGATCACCAAAGGCGCCGAAAACTGCGCCGCCTGTCATCGCTAGGAGCACCGACGATGACCGACGTGATCCGCACACCGATCGTGGAGAGGGCCACTGCCCTTCTGGCGGGCCCGTTTCTGCTTGGCCAGAAAGCCCTGAGCCTCGTCTTCCAACAGGCCAAGGATGCTCCCTCCGACCCGCCGCCCGAGCCCACTCTCCGAATCTCCATCACGCCCCCTGAACACGCCATCAAGCGCCGCGGATGACCCGATGAAGACACGACTCCCCGATCATGGCCCCGTAGAAGCGCCGAAGTTCTGGCGCACCCTCGAAGAGCGCATTGAAACGCCGGAGGCGCGCCAGGCCGCCCACGACGAATTCCTGCCCGGCGCAGTTCCAGGCAACTTCGACGATGTCCACGGCCTGCCCGCCGGAGACGGCTTTTCCCGCCGCGACTTCTTCGGCCTGGTGGGCGCCGCCGCCGCAGTGGCCGCCACCGTGGCCTGCGATCGCAAGGGCCAGGGCACGGTGGTGCCCTACACCAAGCGCCCCGTGGAAGTGACGCCCGGTGTGGCCAACTACTACGCCAGCGCCACGAACGAAGGCCGCCGCATCTACCCCGTGCTGGTGAAGACCCGGGAAGGCCGCCCCATCCACATCACCGGCAATGACGAGCACCCCGGCGTGAAGGGCAAGACCAGCCCGCGCACCCTGGCCGACGTGCTGCGCCTCTATGATCCCGACCGCCTCCGCGCGCCCAAGGTCGGGGGACGCACCACCAATTGGGCCGACGCCGAGGGCCAGCTTCAAAGCGCCCTCCGCTCTGCCAAATCCTCTGGCAAGGCGGTGCTGCTCGTGTCTGGCGCCGTCGTCTCACCCAGCCGCAAGGCCTTGCTGGCGGACCTCAAGGCCGCCCTGCCCACGCTCGAGCACCTGGCCTACGAGCCTGTCGCTGGCGACGGTGCCGAGGAAGCGGCCAAGGCCAGCTTCGGCCAGCCCGTGGCGGTTCAGCCCAAGCTCGACAAGGCCCAGGTCATTCTCTCCCTGGGCGCCGACTTCCTCAGCGGCGAAGACCCGGAGGCGCTCGGTGCCTGGGGTGCCAAGCGGAAACTGAAGCACGCGAAGGAGGAGATCAACCGCCTCTGGGTGCTGGAAGGCCCCCTCACGTTGACGGGCACCAACGCCGATCAGCGCGTTCCGGTGGCGCCCTCACGCCTGGCCGCAGTGGCCTTCGCCCTGGCGAAGGACCTGGCTGCCAAGGGCGTTCCCCTGCCCGCGGGGACGGACCTGTCCGCCATCCCCTCCCAGACCGAAGTCCCCGCCAAGGCCTGGTCCAGCCTGCTCAAGGATCTTCATCATGCGGGCCAACATGCGGTGGTGGTCTGCGGGGCTCAGATGCCCGCCGAGGCGCATCAGGCCGCCCATCTGCTGAACGCCATGCTTGGTTCCGCTGCCGTGGCGGTGCGTCCCGCCGAACCCCTCGCCACGGTGAAGGATCTCGAGGCTGCCGCCAAGGGCATGGCCGAGGGGCACTACGCCGTGGCCCTCTTCTGGGATGTGAACCCCGCCTACACCTTCCCCAAGGCCTCGGCCTGGAAGGAAGCGGTGGCCAAGGTGCCATACAAGGCCTGGATCGGTCAGGTGGAGGATGAAACCTCGGCCCAGTGCCAAGTGCTGCTCCCGGAAAACCACTGGCTGGAAAGCTGGGGCGATTTCACCACGCCTGAAGCCGCCGTGCTGCAGCAGCCCACCGTCGGCACCCTCTACGACACCCGCCAGGGCGAGGACATCCTCCTGGGCGCCCTCAAGGCCCTTGGCTCCGCGTCCGCCGATGACTACCACGCCTACCTCAAGGCCCGCTGGCAGAAGAGCCTGCCCCTCACCGTCTCCTTCGAGCAGGCCCTGCATGATGGCCTGGTAAAGGTGGAAGACAAGGTTGTGCCACCTGCATTCAAGGGCGCCTCGGTGGCTACCGCCGCCAAGGCCGCCGCCGCGGCCAAGACCCAGAACCTGGAGCTGGTGCTCTTCCCCGGCTTCGCCACCCACGACGGCCGCCACGCCAACAACAGCTGGCTGCAGGAAACTCCGGATCCCATCAGCAAGATGACCTGGGACAACCCCGTGGCCGTGTCCGTGCAGGACGCCCAGGCCCTGGGCATCCAGGAAGGCGATCTGGTCAGCCTATCGCTGGAGGGCACCACCCTCACCCTGCCCGCGGTCATCCAACCCGGCCAAGCCAAGGGCGTGCTGGCCTTGGCCCTCGGTTACGGTCGCAGCACCGGCGGCGTCGCCAAGGGTGTGGGCGTGAACGCCTTCCCCCTGCTGGGCCTCGATCCCGCCAGTGCCCATGTGCGCAAGGGCGCGCGCCTGGCCAAGGCCGGTGGCAAGAAGGAGCTCTCCCGCACCCAGAGCCACCACCGCATGGAGGGCCGCGACATCGTCCGCTCCCTCACCATGGACGAGTTCGAGCACCACCCCCAGGGCCATCACCACATGCCCGAGTTGGTGACCCTCTACGAGGACCAGAAATTCCCCGACCACAAGTGGGGCATGGTCATCGACCTGGCGGCCTGCACCGGCTGTTCCGCCTGCGTCGTCGCCTGCCAGTCCGAGAACAACGTGCCGGTGGTGGGCCCCGAGCAGGTGGCCCGGGGCCGCGAGATGCACTGGATCCGCATCGACCGCTATTACGAAGGTGAACTGGAAAACCCGAAGGTGGTCCACCAGCCCATGCTCTGCCAGCACTGCGACAACGCGCCCTGCGAGAACGTCTGCCCGGTGAACGCCACCAACCACAGCCCCGACGGCCTCAACCAGATGGCCTACAACCGCTGCGTGGGCACCCGCTACTGCGCCAACAACTGCCCCTACAAGGTGCGCCGTTTCAACTTCCTGGAATACACCTCGTACAAGACCGAGCCGGAGACCCTGGCCAACAACCCCGAAGTCACCGTCCGTCCCCGCGGCGTCATGGAGAAGTGCTCCTTCTGCGTGCAGCGCATCAACGACGTGAAGATCCGCGCCAAGGGCGATGGCCGCGCCATCCTCGACGGCGAAGTGACCACCGCCTGCATGGCGGGCTGCCCCTCGGACGCCATTGTCTTCGGCGATCTGAAAGACCCCAAGAGCAAGGTCTCCCAGTTGGTGAAGGCCAGCCGCGCTTACCGCGTGCTGGAGGAGATCGGCGCCAAGCCCGCCATCACCTACCTGGCCGACCTGAAGAATCCCGCTGGCGAGGCGATCGTTGGAGGTTCCCATGCGCACTGACGCCGCCCACGCCGGCGCCATTCCGGAGGCCCTGCTCGAGCCCGCGCTCACCGAGGGTCGGGTCACCCCAGGCAGCCTCGACGATCAGGTCCTCGCGTTTCCTGAGACCAAGCCTCCCAAGCAGTGGTACCTCGGCCTGGCTGTCACCCTCTCGGCCATGTTCGTGGGCCTCGCCTGCATCGGCTACACCTTCTACAAGGGCATCGGCGCCTGGGGCAACACCAGCCCCGTGTTCTGGGCCTTCGATATCATCAACTTCGTGTTCTGGGTGGGCATCGGCCACGCCGGCACGCTGATCTCGGCCATCCTCTTCCTGTTCCGCAAGCGCTGGCGCAACGCCATCGCCCGCTTCGCAGAGGCCATGACGATTTTCGCGGTCATCTGTGCCGTGATCTTCCCCTTGATCCACGTCGGCCGACCCTGGCTGGCCTACTGGCTCTTCCCCTACCCGAATCAGCGGGCGCTCTGGACCAACTTCCGGTCGCCGCTGCTGTGGGACGTCTTCGCGGTGAACACCTACTTCTCCGTGTCGCTGATGTTCTGGTACCTGGGCCTCATCCCCGACATCGCCTCCATGCGCGACCGCACCACCAGCAAGCTGCGCAAGACCATCTACACCATCCTGGCCGTGGGCTGGCGCGGTGCGGCCACCCACTGGCAGCACTACGAGAAGGCCTACCTGCTGCTGGCTGGCCTCGCCACGGGCCTGGTGCTTTCCGTGCACTCCGTGGTGAGCTTCGATTTCGCGACGTCCGTGGTGCCCGGCTGGCACATGACCATCTTCCCGCCCTACTTCGTGGCGGGCGCCATCTTCGCCGGGTTCTCCATGGTGGTGATCGTGCTGGTGGTCGTGCGCGAAACCATGCAGTTGAAGAACCTCATCACCCTGCGCCACCTGGATGTGATGAACAAGGTCATCCTCGCCATGAGCTGCATCATGGGCTACAGCTACATGATGGAAGGGTTCACGGCCTGGTATTCCCAGAACGAGTTCCTCCATCACGGCTTCAAGAACATCATCAGCGGCACCTACGGCTGGGCTGGCTGGGTCACCATCAGCTGCAACATCCTCATCCCCCAGATCCTCTGGTTCAAGAAGGCCCGGGCCAGCTACTTCTGGATGATCTTCGTGGCCATCGGCGTGACCATCGGCATGTGGTTCGAGCGCTTCGTGATCATCGTGATCTCGCTGCACCAGGACTACCTGCCCTCGGCCTGGCGCATCTACAAGCCCACCTTGACCGACTTCGGCATCCTGCTCGGCACCTTCGGGATCTTCTTCACCCTGGTGCTCATCTTCGCCCGGGTGCTGCCGGTCATCGCCACCACCGAGGTGAAGGCGATCCTGCCGGACGCGCAGCCCTCTCACCATGGAGACGACCACCATGTCTGAGACCTCTTACGCCGTCCTCGGCCTCTTCGACACCCCTGACGCCCTGATGCAGGCCATTCCCAAGGCCCGGGGCGCCCAGCTGGGCACCGTCGAGGCCTACACACCCTACCCCA
This sequence is a window from Geothrix sp. PMB-07. Protein-coding genes within it:
- a CDS encoding OPT family oligopeptide transporter; amino-acid sequence: MQPFVPSDQNLREFSLRAVLIGLVMAVVLGSANAYLGLKAGMTIAATYPAAVIGMALIKLMKGTILEENMARTVGSIGESVAAGAIFTIPAFVISGIWPKFFTAGNYITSSLIMFTGGVLGIMFVALLRRVMVEDAELPYPESVAAAEIHKAGARGGSGTTFLFGAMGLGAGIQALVQLSLFASAWEKFAAFKTATINLAGTWKAKVAGGMLLTSPGISPAYMGVGYIIGPKLGALNFSGGIMAWGLLVPIITYFLAPGVLPEGAPQSDWIALSVSVWKFIVRPIAIGGMLMGACFTLFKMRKSLMTGLTRSVSDVKKAASGDHVVDRVNKDLPFTYVLGGLAFAAAVTFLITWQIFHVAPLVSFVAALVMVILGFFFAAISGYLVGIMGSSNNPISGLTLTALVLTALVMVLLGVKGREGVAAVLGVAAIVCVSAAVAGEMLQDLKAGHILGGTPWRMEMGDLLGVALASIVLFIPLMVLHEGDISAQGTKRIAELTAQQVQVVTAPADANGVVKTYTLDEVKKLPADQKKAVLALDAGFGSKQLAAPQAGLMALLSRGIVEGKMAWPLIIVGMMMGLAFILMQVKSPMLVSVGMYLPLETTFAIFLGGLIKGVVEMVGAKRGLNEAQKVRVENNGVLLAAGLIAGEALVGLVFASLAFFEVKYKIIANPGMFWISLVILAGIAIYLVRVPLANAGAADEPAPPSANF
- a CDS encoding RNA methyltransferase, translated to MPTLTSKANPRFKDLLVRLRPSGARRQASLLLGAKLIEAWAEVQNTSAGKRLRPAMWLRLEQMDSHPLEATLGVETLVLGEALMRELADAGSPPDHALLVEVGPEPAGALPPRILGAWGIQDPGNLGAILRSAAAFGFQEVLLGPGCTDPFHPKALRGSMGAAFLLPLRRVDALRPDDGHWYALDGGPGAVALAQADLSEPLRLWVGNEGHGWQGVDLPGEVQRLAIPIQGVESLNAAVAAGIACYEVARRTPC
- the lnt gene encoding apolipoprotein N-acyltransferase is translated as MLKSGLKSGWLLSVLSAFILSLFFVLAFRFPGALGGWLEPIMALLFPLLLLDGLYKGRHAFWVWITLLMGLLLLYQWVPQTLASKGDLPFGLALLGTVLLSLWEATGLWLVVMGSRWAFRRAGAPTAACALALLLLAWEGWGFHIYPWTWGAAFGSLPWLARSAAFLGASGLSALAWGAGAWAAGTLAEGGSPRRALAGPGAAIAFLVLAGGVWYLLPRDAERRLDVAMIQPNFQAGSRGAGMEAEMWRRSDALVKAQGWPRSGRATLLLWPESSVLGRDDRSTNPRLNAEASSRGIAWLYGTEGGLFNLVRGEVAGRPTFLFAKTEPMPFGERNPGPEAFRRWMDRQMGITSQEAGELTADSAFVVPTQAGEVRVHPLICSEALMPERARRGLALSRADLLSNHTNDGWFDRSIATDLHAAQIRLRATELGVPLLRATLSGKSGFFREDGRFELWGEPLSEGAYALDLQWRPIHTPARSPWLQPLLMAGLLAGGLLLGLKTLPRTS
- a CDS encoding GNAT family N-acetyltransferase; translation: MDRDFLTPEPLATPHGTVAFFDETWSVDPRELQIFFQAEEVYWTAYRTVEQWRRLLSCSRMLTARLVPEGHKGGRLVGATRLWSDHAYEAKLYDVVVAKDLMNLGIASELVKWALRHPWSGEVYRYVLETRDASDFYPRFGFQLGHETESLHMRVKTADLQARGLR
- a CDS encoding nucleoside triphosphate pyrophosphatase, encoding MTETLPGLAEVALQPLILASGSPRRRHWLEAMRIPFELQIPDVDETPLLDEDPSDLVLRLAELKAEVIARRNPGRWVMAADTTVAVDHHTLNKPVDLEDAVRMLSLIQGRAHQVHTGFCLQKNDTTHSFVDTAQVFFRPMSEAQMRWYINTREPMDKAGAYAIQGIGALFIENVEGSFSTVMGLPVERMGALFRNLGLLKPWMGFPV
- a CDS encoding cytochrome c3 family protein; protein product: MHQFDRAFRFVLPAAAVAILATVLSVGWFTQPDRFAKGYAPEQPIPFSHELHAGTLRMQCQYCHSGVDKSRHAGIPSVDLCMGCHKVTKVDSPAIKKLTQIANANAPMPWQRVHTLPDHVFFDHRPHVNAGIACQSCHGEVQTMKVLTREMGMRMGNCLGCHRDPHAALPPGSKITKGAENCAACHR
- a CDS encoding TAT-variant-translocated molybdopterin oxidoreductase; amino-acid sequence: MKTRLPDHGPVEAPKFWRTLEERIETPEARQAAHDEFLPGAVPGNFDDVHGLPAGDGFSRRDFFGLVGAAAAVAATVACDRKGQGTVVPYTKRPVEVTPGVANYYASATNEGRRIYPVLVKTREGRPIHITGNDEHPGVKGKTSPRTLADVLRLYDPDRLRAPKVGGRTTNWADAEGQLQSALRSAKSSGKAVLLVSGAVVSPSRKALLADLKAALPTLEHLAYEPVAGDGAEEAAKASFGQPVAVQPKLDKAQVILSLGADFLSGEDPEALGAWGAKRKLKHAKEEINRLWVLEGPLTLTGTNADQRVPVAPSRLAAVAFALAKDLAAKGVPLPAGTDLSAIPSQTEVPAKAWSSLLKDLHHAGQHAVVVCGAQMPAEAHQAAHLLNAMLGSAAVAVRPAEPLATVKDLEAAAKGMAEGHYAVALFWDVNPAYTFPKASAWKEAVAKVPYKAWIGQVEDETSAQCQVLLPENHWLESWGDFTTPEAAVLQQPTVGTLYDTRQGEDILLGALKALGSASADDYHAYLKARWQKSLPLTVSFEQALHDGLVKVEDKVVPPAFKGASVATAAKAAAAAKTQNLELVLFPGFATHDGRHANNSWLQETPDPISKMTWDNPVAVSVQDAQALGIQEGDLVSLSLEGTTLTLPAVIQPGQAKGVLALALGYGRSTGGVAKGVGVNAFPLLGLDPASAHVRKGARLAKAGGKKELSRTQSHHRMEGRDIVRSLTMDEFEHHPQGHHHMPELVTLYEDQKFPDHKWGMVIDLAACTGCSACVVACQSENNVPVVGPEQVARGREMHWIRIDRYYEGELENPKVVHQPMLCQHCDNAPCENVCPVNATNHSPDGLNQMAYNRCVGTRYCANNCPYKVRRFNFLEYTSYKTEPETLANNPEVTVRPRGVMEKCSFCVQRINDVKIRAKGDGRAILDGEVTTACMAGCPSDAIVFGDLKDPKSKVSQLVKASRAYRVLEEIGAKPAITYLADLKNPAGEAIVGGSHAH
- the nrfD gene encoding NrfD/PsrC family molybdoenzyme membrane anchor subunit — encoded protein: MRTDAAHAGAIPEALLEPALTEGRVTPGSLDDQVLAFPETKPPKQWYLGLAVTLSAMFVGLACIGYTFYKGIGAWGNTSPVFWAFDIINFVFWVGIGHAGTLISAILFLFRKRWRNAIARFAEAMTIFAVICAVIFPLIHVGRPWLAYWLFPYPNQRALWTNFRSPLLWDVFAVNTYFSVSLMFWYLGLIPDIASMRDRTTSKLRKTIYTILAVGWRGAATHWQHYEKAYLLLAGLATGLVLSVHSVVSFDFATSVVPGWHMTIFPPYFVAGAIFAGFSMVVIVLVVVRETMQLKNLITLRHLDVMNKVILAMSCIMGYSYMMEGFTAWYSQNEFLHHGFKNIISGTYGWAGWVTISCNILIPQILWFKKARASYFWMIFVAIGVTIGMWFERFVIIVISLHQDYLPSAWRIYKPTLTDFGILLGTFGIFFTLVLIFARVLPVIATTEVKAILPDAQPSHHGDDHHV